The Daucus carota subsp. sativus chromosome 7, DH1 v3.0, whole genome shotgun sequence genome window below encodes:
- the LOC108195340 gene encoding GATA transcription factor 18, translated as MEMHRCSSNHHGQCTCGLFHTSNQSTNSFSMLFNNNHKPYDDYCPFAASSSYSSAVDCTLSLGTPSTRLSNDNYYNNNNNSNNNSNAKAARSSSYMPNFCWDILQPKNNSSKPSRGSNSGSNGSPSIDPLLARRCANCDTTSTPLWRNGPRGPKSLCNACGIRFKKEERRATAAAATTSSGAGMDSNSWIHHQYSQSSNQKIPCLSPTSFGNEFRFVDHEDDRDSETGIPFLSWRLNVTDRPGLVHDFTR; from the exons ATGGAGATGCATAGGTGCAGTAGCAATCATCACGGACAATGCACGTGCGGCTTGTTCCACACAAGCAACCAAAGCACCAACTCATTCTCCATGCTCTTCAATAACAACCACAAGCCCTACGATGATTACTGCCCTTTCGCCGCCTCTTCGTCGTACTCCTCCGCCGTGGATTGCACGCTCTCGTTGGGAACTCCCTCCACTCGCTTGTCCAACGACAACTATTACAACAACAATAACAATAGTAACAACAATAGTAATGCAAAGGCTGCAAGGTCTTCGTCTTACATGCCGAACTTCTGTTGGGACATTTTGCAACCCAAAAACAACTCGAGTAAGCCGAGCCGCGGGAGTAACAGCGGTTCGAACGGTTCACCTAGTATTGATCCGCTTCTCGCACGCCGCTGCGCTAACTGCGACACCACCTCTACTCCGCTCTGGAGGAATGGCCCCCGAGGCCCCAAG TCGTTGTGCAATGCCTGTGGGATTCGATTCAAGAAGGAAGAGAGAAGAGCCACCGCAGCTGCCGCCACCACAAGCAGCGGAGCCGGAATGGACTCGAACTCATGGATTCACCACCAGTACTCCCAGTCATCGAACCAAAAAATCCCGTGTCTCTCGCCAACCTCATTCGGGAATGAATTCCGGTTCGTGGATCACGAAGATGATCGCGATTCCGAGACCGGGATTCCATTCCTGTCATGGAGACTCAATGTGACCGATAGGCCGGGACTCGTCCATGACTTCACAAGATAA